One Castanea sativa cultivar Marrone di Chiusa Pesio chromosome 4, ASM4071231v1 DNA window includes the following coding sequences:
- the LOC142631858 gene encoding protein NEN1-like has product MNSSSSEERSEIAFFDVETTVPTRPGQRFALLEFGAILVCPRKLVELQSYSTLIKPADLSLISTLSVRCNGITPDAVVSAPTFLQISDRVYDLLHGRIWAGHNIIRFDCARIREAFAEIGKPAPEPKGTIDSLQLLTQKFGRRAGDMKMATLATYFGLGQQTHRSLDDVRMNLEVVKYCATVLFLESSLPDIFTANSWVSPNATTRSRSNAKSPPEGVGLKISTPPSSLKLNDDPMLPPTNQEPEEKHPILSLLTRITAEEVEPNIAQRDPFNMGQLSSEMEETFEMSSTESSEMSPSAAVSDGSSDSAGFLEPDEVLISSISASFVTFFRGSQRIQLLHEGFILRLSCSRLKVRFGISTKFLDHAGRPRLNFVANAPQSLCKVLDACDGIAQKLSLDSGSNSEWRPVVIRKNGFVNYPTVRLHIPNTISGDNPYGTEIYQKDSGSVQKLVFSKYDPAELDPLFTPGSFVDAFFSIDPYDYQQNAGIRLVAKKLIIHSN; this is encoded by the exons GTCCCGACCCGACCCGGCCAACGGTTCGCCTTGTTGGAATTCGGAGCCATCCTGGTTTGCCCTAGAAAGCTCGTCGAGCTCCAGAGCTACTCCACCTTGATCAAACCGGCCgatctctctctcatctccacCTTGTCCGTACGCTGCAATGGTATCACTCCCGACGCCGTCGTTTCCGCCCCTACCTTCCTCCAAATCTCCGATCGCGTTTACGACCTCCTCCACg GACGGATTTGGGCAGGTCATAATATAATAAGATTCGATTGTGCAAGGATAAGAGAGGCATTTGCGGAGATTGGTAAGCCCGCACCCGAGCCTAAGGGTACCATTGATTCATTGCAATTGTTGACGCAGAAATTTGGAAGGAGAGCTGGTGACATGAAG ATGGCCACTCTTGCAACTTATTTTGGGCTTGGGCAGCAGACGCACAG GAGCTTGGATGATGTTCGGATGAATCTTGAAGTTGTCAAGTATTGTGCAACTGTTTTGTTCTTG GAGTCAAGCCTTCCAGATATATTCACAGCAAACAGTTGGGTTTCCCCAAATGCTACGACAAGGAGTCGTAGTAATGCAAAATCACCTCCAGagggggtgggtctaaaaataAGTACTCCCCCATCAAGTTTGAAGTTAAATGATGATCCAATGCTGCCTCCTACAAATCAAGAGCCAGAGGAAAAACATCCAATTTTATCTCTTCTGACACGCATCACAGCAGAGGAGGTTGAACCTAATATAGCTCAACGGGATCCTTTTAACATGGGCCAGCTTAGCAGTGAAATGGAAGAGACGTTTGAGATGTCTTCCACAGAGTCTTCCGAGATGTCTCCTTCAGCTGCTGTCTCCGATGGTAGCAGTGACTCTGCAGGGTTTTTAGAGCCTGATGAAGTTCTTATTTCTTCTATCAGCGCAtcatttgttacattttttCGTGGGAGTCAAAGAATACAATTATTGCATGAAGGTTTCATTTTGCGGCTTAGTTGTAGTCGTTTGAAAGTGCGGTTTGGAATAAGTACAAAATTTCTTGATCATGCTGGTCGGCCTCGGTTGAACTTTGTGGCTAATGCCCCACAGAGTTTATGTAAGGTTCTCGATGCATGTGATGGTATTGCACAGAAGTTGTCCTTGGATTCAGGTAGCAACTCTGAATGGAGGCCTGTTGTGATTAGGAAAAATGGCTTTGTCAACTACCCTACAGTGAGGCTGCA CATACCAAATACCATATCTGGAGATAATCCATACGGAACAGAGATATATCAAAAAGATTCAGGCAGCGTGCAAAAGCTCGTGTTCAGTAAATATGATCCTGCAGAGCTTGATCCCTTGTTTACTCCTGGTTCCTTTGTGGATGCATTCTTTTCAATAGATCCATATGACTATCAGCAGAATGCAGGCATTCGTTTGGTggcaaaaaaattgattatccATTCCAATTGA